In a single window of the Limnochorda sp. L945t genome:
- the spoIIID gene encoding sporulation transcriptional regulator SpoIIID, translating to MREYIRKRVVDISHYIISTRATVRQAATVFGVSKSTVHKDMTERLPRLNKDLARQVKRVLDRNKAERHIRGGEATRAKYHKERKVS from the coding sequence ATGCGGGAGTACATCCGCAAGCGGGTGGTCGACATCAGCCACTACATCATCTCGACGAGGGCGACCGTGCGGCAGGCCGCCACCGTCTTCGGCGTGAGCAAGAGCACGGTCCACAAGGACATGACCGAACGCTTGCCACGGCTCAACAAGGACCTCGCTCGCCAGGTCAAGCGGGTGCTGGATCGCAACAAGGCCGAACGCCACATCCGCGGGGGAGAGGCCACGCGGGCCAAGTACCACAAGGAGCGCAAGGTTTCCTGA
- a CDS encoding translocation/assembly module TamB domain-containing protein, whose product MTVIAMQKAHVSSGIRRTRGWWLLVALAAFVASSLAAGAWALPVINRRLSMAVARAIEASAGGTGQTVRVGSVSLTFPPGVRVAPVQIVMDEQARLFAPGIKVGVDLPAIVANYAHPERAIRRLEASQVLVRTSARAPDPPAAAEEAGKEPDKKAAPPSVSEMVKSARDAVLRAMQWVQANRSQLEWMKPGDALSWSLEGTWEELGGPGSGASARTRWQTRGQLRRGADGALSAEGTVTLGDVEAIFSASVSDDRVDVQRLAARTKGLRLSAQAAVALARDGTLNLALDGAVETDASAELPALRGSFTAKGPWLAQGLPPVAVRLEATGKAPAAAERVWPQHLIGAVASFTVVQQPRAVQIADGRLTKGNVQGRFSGQVSGEWPFTTAIPFELTGLTPMDDVPWWPAYRVSSVDARGEVTGSASGPWRVSGEVHAPSGRLLDVAAGSAALSVEANVSEGRLSVEPATVEMGSGLLTISSKVWWGPSAPAAAGAALQDAQVVLDLSGKLEGVASTEAVTAVSAMLRPSGAPGGEPAGGSRPPAPRGQLTGSFETRLVWTLSGAQPQPIVVVARFDGPDGTVEMARTGPDAYAVTGDLIDLGGVALRPWLRGVRGQAAFSGRLRGGVLTGQLSARHLAAFDRQLGDVTVPLRADLGASRWVVTGARIKGGELEGSLSADVDMQKWSGQVQLRLAQAAGVPPGASAAGRLVMLPEGLRLQDLRIDVQGQEVARAAGLVPVPWPGVTSRPTNLDVQVTMQRFPLELVREWMPQWEIQGGGLTGQLAITGRLDAPDARGGLRFQAQRVASADGRLTALEDVAVALGIQGRSIRVETGQARLATGGSLTLSGSAGLASIWPVALDPVDLRLLVRQASIGGRPVESLELSGLFDGELRWSGVLSPERWPTLSGKLAVRRGRFLVWAGGSPFAGAPGQPSPAGPAPKVGPVPSRQPPEAPAATEGRPSFSAGIPLDVTLEAVEPVRLDVPALGGSGLAQGTLLLTGTTAVPALEGTVQLSQARLRYFGREFRITSGTLNFSKSRGMVPELNLEASTTGQDGGPVQIDVQGEASDVSKLKLSSRPEMTREQLIALLLPPPSDGPGEQWVNRVNEQLAVWAMNPLERAVRESLGLDELWIIPAGGDRGLWLSLGKYLAPSRVYVRYGRALLGSGSDQEVDLSFQLSPNLTWRAAWAESGGLRLGLHWQLSF is encoded by the coding sequence TTGACGGTCATCGCTATGCAGAAGGCTCACGTTTCATCCGGGATCCGGCGCACCCGCGGCTGGTGGCTGTTGGTAGCCCTGGCGGCCTTCGTCGCGTCGTCGCTGGCTGCAGGGGCATGGGCACTTCCCGTCATCAACCGGCGCCTGAGCATGGCCGTGGCGAGAGCGATCGAGGCCTCTGCCGGCGGAACCGGCCAGACGGTGCGGGTCGGGAGCGTTTCGCTCACGTTCCCGCCGGGCGTGCGGGTGGCTCCGGTACAAATCGTGATGGACGAGCAGGCACGCCTGTTCGCTCCGGGCATCAAGGTGGGCGTCGACCTTCCCGCGATCGTCGCCAATTACGCCCATCCGGAGCGGGCCATCCGGCGTCTCGAGGCCAGCCAGGTGCTGGTGCGGACCTCGGCCAGGGCGCCGGATCCGCCCGCGGCTGCCGAGGAGGCCGGCAAGGAGCCCGACAAGAAGGCGGCTCCCCCGTCCGTCTCGGAGATGGTCAAGAGTGCCAGGGATGCCGTCCTGCGGGCGATGCAATGGGTGCAGGCCAACCGCTCCCAGCTGGAGTGGATGAAGCCGGGCGACGCGCTTTCGTGGAGCCTGGAGGGGACCTGGGAAGAGCTGGGCGGCCCGGGGTCCGGTGCGAGTGCCCGGACCCGGTGGCAGACGCGCGGACAGCTCCGGCGCGGGGCCGACGGCGCGCTCAGCGCCGAGGGCACCGTTACCCTCGGGGACGTCGAGGCGATCTTTTCGGCCTCGGTGAGCGACGATCGGGTGGACGTGCAGCGGCTGGCGGCGCGAACGAAGGGGCTGCGCCTTTCGGCGCAGGCAGCGGTGGCCCTGGCTCGCGACGGTACGCTCAACCTGGCTCTGGACGGTGCCGTGGAGACGGATGCGTCGGCCGAGCTGCCGGCTTTGCGAGGGAGCTTCACGGCCAAGGGCCCGTGGCTCGCTCAGGGGCTGCCTCCCGTGGCGGTCCGGCTGGAGGCGACCGGGAAGGCTCCGGCAGCGGCCGAACGGGTGTGGCCTCAGCACCTGATCGGCGCCGTAGCGAGCTTCACCGTGGTGCAGCAGCCCCGTGCGGTGCAGATCGCCGACGGGCGCCTGACCAAGGGCAACGTGCAGGGGCGCTTCTCGGGGCAGGTCAGCGGGGAGTGGCCGTTCACGACGGCGATTCCCTTCGAGCTCACGGGGCTCACCCCCATGGATGACGTGCCCTGGTGGCCCGCTTACCGCGTCAGCAGCGTGGACGCTCGAGGCGAGGTGACCGGGTCGGCCTCGGGGCCGTGGCGGGTCTCGGGCGAGGTCCACGCGCCCTCGGGGCGGCTGCTCGACGTGGCCGCCGGTAGCGCCGCGCTCTCCGTGGAGGCCAACGTGAGCGAGGGGCGCCTGAGCGTCGAGCCGGCTACGGTCGAGATGGGCAGTGGTCTTCTGACCATCTCCTCGAAGGTATGGTGGGGGCCGTCCGCTCCGGCGGCGGCGGGCGCGGCGTTGCAGGACGCGCAGGTCGTGCTGGACCTGTCGGGGAAGCTCGAAGGGGTAGCCTCGACCGAGGCGGTGACCGCGGTCTCCGCCATGCTGCGCCCATCGGGAGCGCCCGGGGGCGAGCCCGCGGGAGGCTCCCGTCCCCCTGCTCCCCGCGGGCAGCTGACCGGCAGCTTCGAGACGCGCCTCGTCTGGACGCTCTCGGGCGCGCAGCCCCAGCCGATCGTCGTGGTGGCCCGCTTCGACGGCCCGGACGGGACGGTGGAGATGGCCCGCACCGGTCCCGACGCCTACGCCGTGACCGGCGACCTCATCGACCTGGGCGGGGTCGCCCTGCGCCCGTGGCTGCGCGGCGTGCGGGGTCAGGCGGCTTTCTCCGGCCGGCTCCGGGGCGGCGTGCTGACCGGGCAGTTGAGCGCCCGCCACCTGGCGGCTTTCGACCGGCAGCTCGGCGACGTGACGGTGCCGCTGCGGGCGGATCTGGGGGCGAGCCGGTGGGTGGTCACCGGAGCGCGGATCAAGGGCGGCGAGCTGGAGGGCTCGCTGAGCGCCGACGTGGACATGCAGAAGTGGTCCGGGCAGGTCCAGCTGCGCCTTGCCCAGGCGGCCGGGGTCCCACCTGGCGCCTCCGCCGCCGGCCGGCTGGTCATGCTTCCCGAAGGGTTGCGGCTGCAGGATCTTCGTATCGACGTTCAGGGCCAGGAGGTGGCCAGGGCGGCGGGCCTCGTCCCCGTACCGTGGCCGGGGGTCACGTCGCGCCCCACCAACCTGGACGTCCAGGTCACCATGCAGCGTTTTCCCCTGGAGCTCGTGCGGGAGTGGATGCCGCAGTGGGAGATCCAGGGAGGTGGGCTGACCGGGCAGCTGGCCATCACGGGGCGCCTGGATGCACCCGATGCCAGGGGCGGGCTGCGCTTCCAGGCGCAGCGGGTCGCTTCCGCCGACGGGCGGTTGACGGCACTCGAAGACGTGGCGGTGGCCCTGGGTATCCAGGGGCGCAGCATCCGGGTGGAGACGGGCCAGGCCCGGCTGGCGACGGGTGGGAGCTTGACCCTCTCGGGCAGTGCCGGCCTCGCGTCGATCTGGCCGGTCGCTCTCGACCCGGTCGACTTGCGCCTGCTGGTACGGCAGGCATCGATCGGAGGACGGCCGGTGGAGAGCCTGGAGCTTTCCGGGCTGTTTGACGGGGAGCTCCGGTGGTCCGGCGTCCTCTCGCCGGAGCGCTGGCCCACCCTTTCCGGGAAGCTCGCCGTGCGCCGGGGGCGCTTCCTGGTCTGGGCCGGCGGCAGCCCGTTCGCCGGAGCCCCGGGCCAGCCTTCGCCGGCAGGCCCCGCCCCCAAGGTCGGCCCCGTGCCGTCGCGCCAGCCCCCGGAGGCGCCCGCGGCCACGGAAGGCAGGCCGTCCTTCTCGGCGGGCATCCCCCTGGACGTCACCCTCGAGGCCGTCGAGCCGGTGCGCCTCGACGTGCCGGCGCTCGGTGGGTCCGGGCTGGCGCAAGGCACGTTGCTCTTGACCGGTACCACGGCCGTGCCGGCGCTGGAGGGGACGGTGCAGCTCTCCCAGGCGAGGCTGCGCTACTTCGGGCGGGAGTTCCGCATCACGAGCGGCACCCTCAACTTCAGCAAGAGCCGCGGCATGGTGCCCGAGCTCAACCTCGAGGCGTCGACGACCGGGCAGGATGGTGGGCCCGTCCAGATCGACGTCCAGGGCGAGGCATCCGACGTCTCGAAGCTCAAGCTCAGCTCCCGCCCCGAGATGACCCGGGAGCAGCTGATCGCGCTGCTCCTGCCCCCGCCCAGCGACGGGCCGGGCGAGCAGTGGGTCAACCGGGTCAACGAGCAGCTCGCCGTCTGGGCCATGAATCCCCTGGAGCGGGCGGTGCGGGAGAGCCTCGGTCTCGACGAACTCTGGATCATTCCCGCCGGCGGCGACAGGGGCCTGTGGCTCTCCCTCGGAAAGTACCTCGCCCCTTCGAGGGTCTATGTCAGGTACGGGCGCGCGCTCCTGGGGAGCGGTTCGGACCAGGAGGTGGACCTCTCCTTCCAGTTGAGCCCTAACCTGACATGGAGGGCCGCCTGGGCCGAGAGCGGTGGCTTGCGGCTGGGGCTACACTGGCAGCTGAGCTTTTAA
- a CDS encoding SpoIVB peptidase S55 domain-containing protein: MRHRGGSPAAGELRSDSRRGGIVVWWAILAALVGVAVAAGPAFGAAAAIYPLDEVKPGLKGYGLTVVEGTRIERFDVDVLGVVRRAGPAGDLILVKVSGAPIERTGGIAAGMSGSPVYVNGRLLGAIGFGFEFTDHSVGFVTPIGDMLQVLDRLSTEVPVRSEGAAGAATSGLPAYRRVAFARDASDARRIKLGAGRDTAVMVPVSTPLMLSGFGPRATAAIERLFAPYRLLMVPGGAGAAAGTGLAAPTGAASSDLGPAPPLQPGSALGVSLVQGDVELTAIGTVTYVDGDRFVGFGHPFLQAGAVDFFAGPAYIFRTVKAVNVPFKLGSLMTTTGVLREDRRAAVAGRTGVMPDAVQLAVTLTDRASNRSRTLKASVVRDELLTIPLVAITSLEALDRGLDRIGPGTARVIFRITGKELPDGGTYSRDNMYYSRFDVSARLLGDFLDTLQALMFNRFQDIGVRSVQLEVEVDPGRQTAAIVKAQPLAKTARPGDRVGVEVELLPYRGQRQTRILTLQIPKDALPGTVTVTVRGGSAAAFTLPPEVASLITGEAPPAGTQDEGAQGDQEQQQVPSSLDKLIEALSEREKNNQVVAEFYPGFDVQGTPDGHPTGAQDPPAASTGRMPPESQGAKGKQEKAAPREPGEPVKATLLTPWVVEGSADFDLEIVEAASPSESNGGDGAAPSQKPPAGPAGSSGT; encoded by the coding sequence GTGCGGCACAGGGGCGGGTCCCCCGCGGCGGGAGAGCTGCGAAGCGACAGCCGCCGCGGCGGGATCGTGGTGTGGTGGGCGATCCTCGCAGCGCTGGTGGGCGTCGCCGTGGCAGCCGGCCCGGCCTTCGGGGCAGCGGCTGCCATCTACCCGCTGGACGAGGTCAAGCCCGGGCTCAAGGGATACGGCCTGACGGTGGTGGAGGGCACCCGCATCGAGCGCTTCGATGTGGACGTCCTCGGAGTGGTACGGCGGGCAGGGCCGGCGGGCGACCTGATCCTGGTCAAGGTGAGCGGGGCCCCGATCGAGCGCACCGGCGGGATCGCGGCCGGCATGAGCGGCAGCCCGGTTTACGTCAACGGGCGGCTCTTGGGGGCCATCGGCTTCGGGTTCGAGTTCACCGACCACAGCGTCGGCTTCGTGACGCCCATCGGCGACATGCTCCAGGTGCTCGACCGGCTGTCGACGGAGGTTCCAGTGCGCTCGGAGGGTGCGGCGGGAGCGGCGACGTCAGGGCTGCCCGCCTACCGCCGGGTCGCCTTCGCCCGGGACGCCTCGGATGCCCGCCGGATCAAGCTCGGCGCAGGCCGCGACACGGCCGTGATGGTGCCCGTCTCCACCCCTCTCATGCTGTCCGGGTTCGGCCCTCGCGCCACGGCCGCGATCGAGCGGCTGTTCGCTCCGTACCGGCTGCTGATGGTACCGGGCGGGGCCGGCGCCGCTGCAGGGACGGGCCTGGCGGCACCCACGGGCGCCGCCTCTTCCGACCTCGGGCCGGCTCCTCCCCTGCAACCCGGTAGCGCGTTGGGCGTGAGCCTCGTGCAGGGCGACGTGGAGCTGACGGCCATCGGTACGGTCACCTACGTCGACGGCGACCGGTTCGTGGGATTCGGGCACCCCTTCCTGCAGGCCGGCGCGGTCGACTTCTTCGCCGGCCCGGCGTACATCTTCCGGACCGTCAAGGCGGTCAACGTGCCCTTCAAGCTGGGGAGCCTCATGACGACCACGGGCGTCTTGCGGGAGGACCGCCGGGCGGCGGTGGCCGGGCGGACCGGGGTCATGCCCGATGCTGTCCAGCTCGCCGTGACGCTCACCGATCGCGCGTCCAACCGCTCGCGGACGTTGAAGGCGAGCGTGGTGCGCGACGAACTCCTGACCATCCCCCTGGTGGCCATCACGTCGCTGGAGGCGCTCGACCGGGGGCTCGACCGCATCGGCCCGGGCACGGCGCGGGTCATCTTCCGCATCACCGGCAAGGAGCTCCCGGACGGCGGCACCTACAGCCGCGACAACATGTACTACAGCCGGTTCGACGTGTCGGCCCGGCTGCTGGGAGACTTCCTCGACACCTTGCAGGCGCTGATGTTCAACAGGTTCCAGGACATCGGGGTGCGCTCGGTACAGCTCGAGGTAGAGGTCGACCCCGGACGCCAGACGGCTGCCATCGTCAAGGCCCAGCCGCTGGCCAAGACGGCACGGCCCGGGGACCGGGTGGGGGTAGAGGTCGAGCTGCTGCCGTATCGTGGCCAGCGCCAGACCCGCATCCTCACGCTGCAGATCCCCAAGGACGCCTTGCCCGGGACGGTGACGGTCACCGTGCGGGGAGGGTCGGCGGCGGCGTTCACGTTGCCCCCGGAGGTGGCGAGCCTGATCACGGGCGAGGCGCCTCCGGCGGGCACCCAGGACGAGGGCGCCCAGGGCGACCAGGAGCAGCAACAGGTGCCGAGCAGCCTCGACAAGCTCATCGAGGCGCTCAGCGAGCGGGAGAAAAACAACCAGGTCGTGGCCGAGTTTTACCCGGGCTTCGACGTGCAGGGTACACCCGACGGGCATCCGACCGGGGCGCAGGATCCGCCGGCCGCTTCGACCGGCCGGATGCCGCCGGAGAGCCAGGGCGCCAAGGGTAAGCAAGAGAAGGCGGCCCCACGGGAGCCGGGGGAGCCGGTCAAGGCCACATTGCTCACCCCGTGGGTCGTCGAGGGCAGCGCCGACTTCGACCTCGAGATCGTGGAGGCCGCGTCCCCCTCCGAGTCCAACGGCGGCGACGGCGCTGCGCCGTCCCAAAAGCCGCCGGCCGGGCCCGCCGGGTCGTCCGGGACGTGA
- the mreB gene encoding rod shape-determining protein yields the protein MLSADVGIDLGTASVIVYVRGKGIVLQEPSVVALDESEQRVLAIGQAAREMLGRTPGHVVAVRPLRNGVVANYQVTELMLRYFLRKAVGQPTWIRPRVVACVPSAVTDVERRAVVDACRQAGAREVRLVSEPMAAAIGAGLEVEEPRGNMVVDVGGGTTDIAIISMGQEVVSDSVRIAGDHMDEAIARYLKRQHNLVIGERSSEDLKLQAGSVAPELDASLMPTPVRGQDSVSGMPRTVVVQPAELRTALLEPVEAIMEAVRGVLEQCPPELAADIYERGLVLTGGGSLLRGFDKAMARAFGIPVHVADDPITCVARGTGRILDVMHQVRGRVPVAVARVV from the coding sequence ATGCTGAGCGCCGACGTCGGGATCGACCTGGGTACGGCGAGCGTCATCGTCTACGTTCGGGGCAAGGGCATCGTTTTGCAGGAGCCCTCGGTCGTGGCGCTCGACGAGAGCGAGCAAAGGGTGCTGGCCATCGGGCAGGCAGCCCGGGAGATGCTGGGCCGTACGCCGGGCCACGTCGTGGCGGTACGGCCGCTGCGCAACGGCGTCGTCGCCAACTACCAGGTCACCGAGCTCATGCTCCGCTACTTCCTGCGCAAGGCCGTGGGCCAGCCTACCTGGATCCGCCCGCGAGTGGTCGCCTGCGTACCTTCCGCCGTGACCGACGTGGAGCGCCGGGCCGTCGTCGACGCCTGCCGCCAGGCGGGTGCCCGGGAGGTCCGCCTCGTCTCCGAGCCGATGGCCGCCGCCATCGGGGCCGGCCTCGAGGTGGAGGAGCCCCGGGGCAACATGGTCGTCGACGTAGGCGGCGGCACCACCGACATCGCCATCATCTCGATGGGCCAGGAGGTGGTGTCCGACTCGGTGCGGATCGCCGGCGACCACATGGACGAGGCGATCGCCCGCTACCTCAAGCGCCAGCACAACCTCGTGATCGGGGAGCGGTCCTCGGAGGACCTCAAGCTGCAGGCCGGGAGCGTGGCCCCCGAGCTCGACGCTTCCTTGATGCCGACGCCGGTGCGCGGGCAGGACAGCGTCTCCGGCATGCCGCGCACGGTGGTGGTCCAACCGGCCGAGTTGCGCACCGCTTTGCTCGAGCCGGTAGAGGCGATCATGGAGGCCGTGCGGGGCGTGCTCGAGCAGTGCCCGCCCGAGCTGGCCGCCGACATCTACGAACGCGGCCTCGTCCTGACCGGCGGAGGTTCGTTGTTGCGCGGCTTCGACAAGGCGATGGCCCGCGCCTTCGGCATCCCGGTCCACGTGGCCGACGACCCCATCACGTGCGTGGCCCGCGGCACGGGCCGCATCCTGGACGTCATGCACCAGGTGCGGGGAAGGGTGCCCGTCGCCGTTGCCCGCGTCGTGTAA
- a CDS encoding flagellar hook-basal body protein: MIRGLYTGASAMLVYARRQDLLANDLANAQTPGYRTEDAPIRAFPELFIHEELGATRSPRGMAGTGAYLDRSYLRWEPAPIRYTGRELDLAIEGDGFFAVQTPAGVRLTRAGNFVIDAQGRLATPDGYLVLGPEGPVQAGTAQGAALAVTEQGEVLDATTGALLGRIGLVDVPDRQGLVREGSNLFRPTAESGPVVAAAGTIRQGMLEGSATSVVETMVQMIAGLRAYQAAQQAVRAEDEMTGSLIAQIGRVS; this comes from the coding sequence GTGATCCGAGGGCTCTACACCGGAGCGTCCGCCATGCTGGTCTACGCCCGGCGCCAGGACCTGCTCGCCAACGACCTGGCCAACGCCCAGACGCCCGGATACCGCACCGAGGATGCGCCCATCCGCGCGTTTCCCGAGCTGTTCATCCACGAGGAGCTGGGCGCGACGCGCTCGCCGAGAGGGATGGCCGGCACCGGGGCTTACCTCGACCGGTCGTACCTGCGCTGGGAACCGGCACCGATCCGCTACACGGGCCGGGAGCTTGACCTGGCGATCGAGGGCGACGGCTTTTTCGCGGTCCAGACCCCGGCGGGAGTGCGGCTCACCCGGGCCGGCAACTTCGTGATCGACGCCCAGGGCCGGCTGGCGACCCCTGATGGGTACCTCGTGCTGGGTCCTGAGGGGCCCGTGCAGGCAGGCACGGCCCAGGGAGCGGCGCTGGCCGTCACCGAGCAGGGTGAGGTGCTCGACGCCACCACCGGAGCCTTGCTGGGGAGGATCGGGCTGGTCGACGTGCCCGACCGCCAGGGGCTGGTGCGGGAAGGGAGCAACCTCTTCCGTCCCACCGCCGAGTCCGGACCGGTGGTAGCTGCGGCAGGCACGATCCGGCAGGGCATGCTCGAGGGCTCTGCGACGTCGGTGGTGGAGACCATGGTTCAGATGATCGCGGGCCTGCGGGCTTATCAGGCGGCCCAGCAAGCCGTCCGCGCCGAGGACGAGATGACGGGGTCGCTGATCGCGCAGATCGGGCGCGTCTCGTAG
- a CDS encoding flagellar basal body P-ring protein FlgI, producing MRLAGKEKGCGLLWGAALGMLLAGATFAPVEAQEAGAPAPEGTPAGQAQAMQAPMVRVGDLVRVEGLRPNQLVGMGLVVGLDGTGDGRTSAVHVQMFANMLRNFGLNIDPALLRPRNVAAVMVTALLPPLARPGDRLDVTVSSMGDARSLAGGVLLQTPLTGADGEVYAVAQGSLILGGSTARSLTRERVHPTVGSIPSGAIVERAVDATVAQEGAIRLVLYDPDFVTAARVVQAINQALGSPSAFTSDGAVVTVRLPRAYQNDPAALLARIEELTITPAIAARVVINERTGTVVLGHQVRIAPVAVSHGAVRVQVGAQPAPAAWPGDLQQPESHVALLSGATIGELVDALNAAAVAPKDLIAILEAMQAAGALYARLEVQ from the coding sequence ATGAGGCTCGCAGGTAAGGAGAAGGGATGCGGCCTGCTGTGGGGGGCGGCGCTCGGGATGCTCCTGGCCGGCGCTACCTTCGCGCCGGTCGAGGCGCAGGAAGCGGGTGCCCCGGCGCCGGAAGGGACCCCGGCGGGGCAGGCCCAGGCGATGCAGGCGCCCATGGTACGGGTGGGGGACCTGGTGCGGGTGGAGGGCCTGAGGCCCAACCAGCTGGTCGGCATGGGGCTGGTCGTAGGGCTCGACGGGACCGGCGACGGCCGGACGTCAGCGGTGCACGTGCAGATGTTCGCCAACATGCTGCGCAACTTCGGCCTCAACATCGACCCCGCCCTGCTGCGCCCCCGCAACGTCGCCGCAGTGATGGTGACGGCCCTGCTCCCGCCCCTGGCCCGGCCGGGGGACCGGCTCGACGTGACGGTCTCCTCGATGGGCGACGCCCGCAGCCTGGCGGGTGGCGTATTGCTGCAGACGCCGCTCACCGGCGCCGACGGCGAGGTCTACGCGGTGGCCCAGGGGAGCCTGATCCTCGGCGGGTCGACCGCCCGCTCGCTGACCCGGGAACGGGTGCACCCCACGGTGGGCAGCATCCCGTCGGGCGCCATCGTCGAACGCGCCGTGGACGCGACGGTCGCGCAGGAAGGCGCGATCCGGCTGGTCCTCTACGACCCCGACTTCGTCACGGCAGCCCGGGTCGTCCAGGCCATCAACCAGGCCCTGGGATCGCCCTCCGCCTTCACCTCGGACGGCGCCGTGGTCACGGTGAGATTGCCGCGGGCTTATCAAAACGACCCGGCGGCACTCCTGGCCAGGATCGAGGAGCTGACCATCACCCCCGCCATCGCGGCGCGGGTCGTCATCAACGAGCGGACGGGTACCGTGGTGTTGGGCCACCAGGTACGCATCGCACCGGTGGCGGTGTCCCACGGCGCCGTAAGGGTGCAGGTCGGCGCGCAGCCGGCGCCCGCGGCATGGCCGGGGGACCTGCAGCAGCCGGAGAGCCACGTGGCGCTTCTCTCGGGAGCCACCATCGGAGAGCTGGTCGACGCGCTCAACGCGGCGGCGGTGGCGCCGAAGGATCTCATCGCCATCCTCGAGGCGATGCAGGCCGCCGGGGCGCTTTACGCCCGCCTGGAGGTGCAGTGA
- the flgG gene encoding flagellar basal-body rod protein FlgG, with protein MMRSLWTAASGMVGQQFTIDTIANNLANVNTGGFKKSRVDFQDLLYQTLRFAGTPVTAGAEIPTGLQVGHGVRPVATVKIFTQGTFRETDNPLDLVIEGDGFFQILMPDGTVAYTRDGAFKKDSEGRLVTSDGFALEPEIVIPPEAMEVSVASDGTVSVINPGSNEPQTVGQLELARFVNPAGLRNYGRNLFLATAASGQPIVGQPGLDGFGSLAQGFLEISNVQVVEEMVNLILAQRAYDANSKAIQASDDMLNTANNLRR; from the coding sequence ATGATGCGTTCGTTGTGGACGGCGGCTTCGGGGATGGTGGGGCAGCAGTTCACCATCGACACCATCGCCAACAACCTGGCCAACGTCAATACCGGGGGCTTCAAGAAATCCCGGGTGGACTTCCAGGACCTCCTCTACCAGACCCTGCGCTTCGCCGGGACGCCCGTGACGGCCGGAGCGGAGATCCCCACGGGCCTCCAGGTCGGGCACGGGGTGCGGCCCGTGGCGACGGTGAAGATCTTCACGCAGGGCACGTTCCGCGAGACGGACAACCCTCTCGACCTGGTGATCGAAGGGGACGGCTTCTTCCAGATCCTCATGCCGGACGGTACCGTCGCCTACACCCGCGACGGCGCCTTCAAGAAGGATAGCGAGGGGCGCCTGGTCACCTCCGACGGCTTCGCGCTGGAACCCGAGATCGTCATCCCGCCGGAGGCCATGGAAGTTTCGGTGGCCAGCGACGGCACCGTCTCCGTGATCAACCCGGGCAGCAACGAGCCGCAAACTGTCGGCCAGCTCGAGCTCGCCCGGTTCGTCAACCCGGCGGGGCTCCGCAACTACGGGCGCAACCTCTTCCTCGCCACGGCCGCCTCCGGCCAGCCCATCGTGGGGCAGCCGGGGCTCGACGGGTTCGGGTCCCTGGCCCAGGGCTTCCTGGAGATCTCCAACGTGCAGGTGGTCGAGGAGATGGTCAACCTCATCCTGGCCCAACGGGCGTACGACGCCAACTCCAAGGCGATCCAGGCGTCGGACGACATGCTCAACACCGCCAACAACCTGCGGCGCTGA
- a CDS encoding flagellar basal body L-ring protein FlgH: protein MQCGAKRLGRVAAACGLAFAVAAAGALAGSSGAQAESLWARAEKKGGAIGLFADARARGVGDLLTIIIVERAEAAASASTGSTRDGQLQVGPGQGLLQALPLIGGSGSTEFKGDGRSARTGSVKAQMTARVTEVLPNGALAIEGRQTIVINEEKQEIVLTGVVRPEDISSDNTVLSTYVADARISVQGDGALGAPQKPGILTRMFGWLF, encoded by the coding sequence ATGCAGTGCGGGGCGAAGCGGTTGGGTAGGGTGGCGGCTGCTTGCGGCCTGGCCTTCGCCGTGGCCGCGGCCGGCGCGCTGGCAGGCTCGTCCGGGGCGCAGGCGGAGTCGCTGTGGGCCCGCGCCGAGAAGAAGGGCGGCGCCATCGGCCTGTTCGCCGACGCCCGTGCCCGGGGCGTGGGGGATCTGCTCACCATCATCATCGTGGAACGGGCCGAAGCCGCCGCTTCGGCTTCCACCGGTTCCACGCGGGACGGCCAGCTCCAGGTGGGCCCCGGGCAGGGGCTGCTGCAGGCGCTGCCCCTCATCGGGGGTTCCGGCTCCACGGAGTTCAAGGGCGACGGCCGCTCGGCCCGGACGGGCAGCGTGAAGGCGCAGATGACGGCCAGGGTGACCGAGGTCCTGCCCAACGGTGCGCTGGCCATCGAGGGACGCCAGACGATCGTCATCAACGAGGAGAAGCAGGAGATCGTGTTGACCGGGGTGGTCCGCCCCGAGGACATCTCGAGCGACAACACGGTCCTTTCCACCTACGTGGCGGATGCCCGCATCTCCGTCCAGGGAGATGGGGCGCTGGGAGCTCCGCAAAAGCCCGGCATCCTCACCCGGATGTTCGGATGGCTGTTTTGA